A window from Balaenoptera musculus isolate JJ_BM4_2016_0621 chromosome 8, mBalMus1.pri.v3, whole genome shotgun sequence encodes these proteins:
- the NR1H3 gene encoding oxysterols receptor LXR-alpha isoform X2: protein MSLWLEAPVPDVSPDCAVELWEPDAQDASSQPLGSSNCILREESSTPQSAGGTSRVGLEATEPTALLPGVEAPPESTELRPQKRKKGPAPKMLGNELCSVCGDKASGFHYNVLSCEGCKGFFRRSVIKGARYVCHSGGHCPMDTYMRRKCQECRLRKCRQAGMREECVLSEEQIRLKKLKRQEEEQAQATSVPPRASSPPQVLPQLSPEQLGMIEKLVAAQQQCNRRSFSDRLRVTPWPMAPDPQSREARQQRFAHFTELAIVSVQEIVDFAKQLPGFLQLSREDQIALLKTSAIEVMLLETSRRYNPGSESITFLKDFSYNRDDFAKAGLQVEFINPIFEFSRAMNELQLNDAEFALLIAISIFSAGPADVPTDANETGEPPDTEQRPFRASVCTAPAG, encoded by the exons ATGTCTTTGTGGCTGGAGGCCCCTGTGCCTGATGTTTCTCCTG ACTGTGCAGTGGAGCTGTGGGAGCCAGATGCACAAGATGCAAGCAGCCAGCCTCTGGGAAGCAGCAACTGTATCCTCAGGGAGGAATCTAGCACACCCCAATCTGCTGGGGGCACTTcgagggtggggctggaggcaACAGAGCCCACAGCCCTGCTCCCCGGGGTGGAGGCCCCTCCAGAGTCCACAG AGCTTCGTCCACAAAAGCGGAAGAAGGGGCCAGCCCCCAAAATGCTGGGGAATGAGCTGTGCAGTGTGTGTGGGGACAAGGCTTCCGGCTTCCACTACAACGTGCTGAGCTGCGAGGGCTGCAAGGGATTCTTCCGCCGCAGTGTCATCAAAGGGGCGCGCTACGTCTGCCACAGTGGGGGCCACTGCCCCATGGACACCTACATGCGTCGCAAGTGCCAGGAGTGCCGCCTTCGCAAATGCCGCCAGGCCGGCATGCGGGAGGAGT GTGTTCTGTCAGAAGAACAGATCCGTCTGAAGAAACTGAAGCGGCAAGAGGAGGAACAGGCTCAGGCCACATCCGTGCCCCCGAGGGCTTCCTCTCCGCCCCAAGTCCTGCCGCAGCTCAGCCCGGAGCAGCTGGGCATGATTGAGAAGCTGGTGGCTGCCCAGCAGCAGTGTAACAGACGTTCCTTCTCGGACCGGCTTCGAGTCACG CCCTGGCCCATGGCACCAGATCCGCAGAGTCGGGAGGCCCGTCAGCAACGCTTTGCCCACTTCACGGAGCTGGCCATTGTCTCTGTGCAGGAGATCGTTGATTTTGCCAAACAGCTGCCGGGCTTCCTGCAGCTCAGCCGGGAGGACCAGATTGCCCTCCTGAAGACCTCTGCAATTGAG GTGATGCTTCTGGAGACATCTCGGAGGTACAACCCTGGAAGTGAGAGTATCACCTTCCTCAAGGATTTCAGTTATAACCGGGATGACTTTGCCAAAGCAG ggCTGCAGGTGGAGTTCATCAACCCCATCTTTGAGTTCTCCAGAGCCATGAATGAGCTGCAACTAAATGATGCTGAGTTTGCCTTGCTCATTGCCATCAGCATCTTCTCTGCAG
- the NR1H3 gene encoding oxysterols receptor LXR-alpha isoform X5, translating to MSLWLEAPVPDVSPDCAVELWEPDAQDASSQPLGSSNCILREESSTPQSAGGTSRVGLEATEPTALLPGVEAPPESTELRPQKRKKGPAPKMLGNELCSVCGDKASGFHYNVLSCEGCKGFFRRSVIKGARYVCHSGGHCPMDTYMRRKCQECRLRKCRQAGMREECVLSEEQIRLKKLKRQEEEQAQATSVPPRASSPPQVLPQLSPEQLGMIEKLVAAQQQCNRRSFSDRLRVTPWPMAPDPQSREARQQRFAHFTELAIVSVQEIVDFAKQLPGFLQLSREDQIALLKTSAIEVMLLETSRRYNPGSESITFLKDFSYNRDDFAKAGPADVPTDANETGEPPDTEQRPFRASVCTAPAG from the exons ATGTCTTTGTGGCTGGAGGCCCCTGTGCCTGATGTTTCTCCTG ACTGTGCAGTGGAGCTGTGGGAGCCAGATGCACAAGATGCAAGCAGCCAGCCTCTGGGAAGCAGCAACTGTATCCTCAGGGAGGAATCTAGCACACCCCAATCTGCTGGGGGCACTTcgagggtggggctggaggcaACAGAGCCCACAGCCCTGCTCCCCGGGGTGGAGGCCCCTCCAGAGTCCACAG AGCTTCGTCCACAAAAGCGGAAGAAGGGGCCAGCCCCCAAAATGCTGGGGAATGAGCTGTGCAGTGTGTGTGGGGACAAGGCTTCCGGCTTCCACTACAACGTGCTGAGCTGCGAGGGCTGCAAGGGATTCTTCCGCCGCAGTGTCATCAAAGGGGCGCGCTACGTCTGCCACAGTGGGGGCCACTGCCCCATGGACACCTACATGCGTCGCAAGTGCCAGGAGTGCCGCCTTCGCAAATGCCGCCAGGCCGGCATGCGGGAGGAGT GTGTTCTGTCAGAAGAACAGATCCGTCTGAAGAAACTGAAGCGGCAAGAGGAGGAACAGGCTCAGGCCACATCCGTGCCCCCGAGGGCTTCCTCTCCGCCCCAAGTCCTGCCGCAGCTCAGCCCGGAGCAGCTGGGCATGATTGAGAAGCTGGTGGCTGCCCAGCAGCAGTGTAACAGACGTTCCTTCTCGGACCGGCTTCGAGTCACG CCCTGGCCCATGGCACCAGATCCGCAGAGTCGGGAGGCCCGTCAGCAACGCTTTGCCCACTTCACGGAGCTGGCCATTGTCTCTGTGCAGGAGATCGTTGATTTTGCCAAACAGCTGCCGGGCTTCCTGCAGCTCAGCCGGGAGGACCAGATTGCCCTCCTGAAGACCTCTGCAATTGAG GTGATGCTTCTGGAGACATCTCGGAGGTACAACCCTGGAAGTGAGAGTATCACCTTCCTCAAGGATTTCAGTTATAACCGGGATGACTTTGCCAAAGCAG
- the NR1H3 gene encoding oxysterols receptor LXR-alpha isoform X4: MSLWLEAPVPDVSPDCAVELWEPDAQDASSQPLGSSNCILREESSTPQSAGGTSRVGLEATEPTALLPGVEAPPESTELRPQKRKKGPAPKMLGNELCSVCGDKASGFHYNVLSCEGCKGFFRRSVIKGARYVCHSGGHCPMDTYMRRKCQECRLRKCRQAGMREECVLSEEQIRLKKLKRQEEEQAQATSVPPRASSPPQVLPQLSPEQLGMIEKLVAAQQQCNRRSFSDRLRVTPWPMAPDPQSREARQQRFAHFTELAIVSVQEIVDFAKQLPGFLQLSREDQIALLKTSAIEVMLLETSRRYNPGSESITFLKDFSYNRDDFAKAGLQVEFINPIFEFSRAMNELQLNDAEFALLIAISIFSAGSSPDTSAFPSRIPP, from the exons ATGTCTTTGTGGCTGGAGGCCCCTGTGCCTGATGTTTCTCCTG ACTGTGCAGTGGAGCTGTGGGAGCCAGATGCACAAGATGCAAGCAGCCAGCCTCTGGGAAGCAGCAACTGTATCCTCAGGGAGGAATCTAGCACACCCCAATCTGCTGGGGGCACTTcgagggtggggctggaggcaACAGAGCCCACAGCCCTGCTCCCCGGGGTGGAGGCCCCTCCAGAGTCCACAG AGCTTCGTCCACAAAAGCGGAAGAAGGGGCCAGCCCCCAAAATGCTGGGGAATGAGCTGTGCAGTGTGTGTGGGGACAAGGCTTCCGGCTTCCACTACAACGTGCTGAGCTGCGAGGGCTGCAAGGGATTCTTCCGCCGCAGTGTCATCAAAGGGGCGCGCTACGTCTGCCACAGTGGGGGCCACTGCCCCATGGACACCTACATGCGTCGCAAGTGCCAGGAGTGCCGCCTTCGCAAATGCCGCCAGGCCGGCATGCGGGAGGAGT GTGTTCTGTCAGAAGAACAGATCCGTCTGAAGAAACTGAAGCGGCAAGAGGAGGAACAGGCTCAGGCCACATCCGTGCCCCCGAGGGCTTCCTCTCCGCCCCAAGTCCTGCCGCAGCTCAGCCCGGAGCAGCTGGGCATGATTGAGAAGCTGGTGGCTGCCCAGCAGCAGTGTAACAGACGTTCCTTCTCGGACCGGCTTCGAGTCACG CCCTGGCCCATGGCACCAGATCCGCAGAGTCGGGAGGCCCGTCAGCAACGCTTTGCCCACTTCACGGAGCTGGCCATTGTCTCTGTGCAGGAGATCGTTGATTTTGCCAAACAGCTGCCGGGCTTCCTGCAGCTCAGCCGGGAGGACCAGATTGCCCTCCTGAAGACCTCTGCAATTGAG GTGATGCTTCTGGAGACATCTCGGAGGTACAACCCTGGAAGTGAGAGTATCACCTTCCTCAAGGATTTCAGTTATAACCGGGATGACTTTGCCAAAGCAG ggCTGCAGGTGGAGTTCATCAACCCCATCTTTGAGTTCTCCAGAGCCATGAATGAGCTGCAACTAAATGATGCTGAGTTTGCCTTGCTCATTGCCATCAGCATCTTCTCTGCAG